The stretch of DNA GTGCCCCCTCCACTGACGTTCACTGAGGTGGGACTGGCTGTGTCTACGGTGGTGCTCAACACCCTGATCAGCGTGCTGGGGATGTGGTTGTGGCGGATGGGGTGGATTCACCCCGTGCCTTTTTCTCTGGGCAGGATGCTGCTGGATTTTGGGGTGTTCTTTCTGGGGATGGATCTGGGCATGTACGTTCTGCACCGGGTGGCCCACCATCCCAGAATCTACCCCTGGGCACACCTGACCCACCACAAGTACGAGAATCCCAGGCCCCTGACCCTGTTTGTGCTGAACCCCCTGGAAGTGCTGGGATTCGGGTTTCTTTGGCTTTTTGCCGTGCTGGTCTACCCGGCCACTGTTGAGGGGATGGTGCTGTACCTGACCTTCAATGTGGTTTTCGGGTTGCTGGGGCATGTGGGAGTGGAGCCCTTTCCACTGGGCTGGATCAAACGCCCTGTTCTGAAAGAGATCTCCACCAGCACTTTTCATGCCGAACACCACCAGGACAGCCACCACAATTACGGGTTTTACACCCTGATCTGGGACCGTTTGCTGGGCACCCTCTCCCCTGCTTACGAGGAGGATTTCCAGCGCGCCAGAACCCAGCATTTTGACAGTTCAGACTGAAGCAGAGCGGGAACCCGAAGCTTGCAGTTCAGGATGGGCACTGCGGTACCAGGCAAGGGTTTGCTGGATGCCGTC from Deinococcus roseus encodes:
- a CDS encoding sterol desaturase family protein; the protein is MFPVQQITQALYNMPFGMACLWALTWNVLILLGCVAVGELLIRLNRQHRVAEVPPPLTFTEVGLAVSTVVLNTLISVLGMWLWRMGWIHPVPFSLGRMLLDFGVFFLGMDLGMYVLHRVAHHPRIYPWAHLTHHKYENPRPLTLFVLNPLEVLGFGFLWLFAVLVYPATVEGMVLYLTFNVVFGLLGHVGVEPFPLGWIKRPVLKEISTSTFHAEHHQDSHHNYGFYTLIWDRLLGTLSPAYEEDFQRARTQHFDSSD